A part of Streptomyces sp. NBC_01497 genomic DNA contains:
- a CDS encoding sensor histidine kinase: protein MASHPTPPEAPPKPTWDPRWPAEQVVPWLRPTIRIRLTLLYGGMFLIAGILLLSIIYLLAAQALHVGSELPFKIVYGSISSTVCDFSGKTTADQFNSAMNQCVNHERAQALDDLLTRSLFALVGLTIIAFAFGYAMAGRVLSPLGRITRTARRVVGTDLSRRIELDGPDDEFKELADTFDEMLERLERAFSSQQRFVANASHELRTPLAINRTLLEVHLSDPGAPMELQQLGRTLLSTNERSEQLVEGLLLLARSENQLVERKPVDLAEVAARAVDQSAAEAEQKGVEVRTQGVSAVVQGNGVLLERIALNLVQNAVRYNVAHDGWVEVRTDVQQDQAVLEVANTGPVVPAYEIDNLFEPFRRLRTERTGSDKGVGLGLSIARSVARAHGGRIAAEPREGGGLVMRVTFPM, encoded by the coding sequence GTGGCCTCCCACCCGACGCCCCCCGAGGCGCCGCCGAAGCCCACCTGGGACCCGCGGTGGCCCGCGGAACAGGTCGTGCCCTGGCTGCGCCCCACGATCCGGATACGTCTGACGCTGCTGTACGGCGGGATGTTCCTGATCGCGGGCATCCTGCTGCTGTCGATCATCTATCTGCTCGCGGCGCAGGCCCTGCACGTGGGCAGCGAGCTGCCGTTCAAGATCGTCTATGGCTCGATCTCCAGCACCGTGTGCGACTTCAGCGGGAAGACGACCGCGGACCAGTTCAACAGCGCGATGAACCAGTGCGTGAACCACGAGCGCGCCCAGGCGCTCGACGACCTGCTGACCCGCTCGCTGTTCGCGCTGGTCGGTCTGACGATCATCGCGTTCGCCTTCGGTTACGCGATGGCCGGCCGGGTGCTGTCGCCGCTCGGCCGCATCACGAGGACCGCGCGCCGGGTCGTCGGTACGGACCTCTCGCGCCGGATCGAGCTGGACGGCCCGGACGACGAGTTCAAGGAGCTGGCCGACACCTTCGACGAGATGCTGGAGCGCCTGGAGCGCGCGTTCTCCTCGCAGCAGCGGTTCGTGGCCAACGCGTCGCACGAACTGCGCACGCCGCTGGCGATCAACAGGACGCTGCTGGAGGTGCACCTCTCCGACCCGGGGGCGCCGATGGAGCTGCAGCAGCTCGGCAGGACGCTGCTGTCCACCAACGAGCGCAGCGAGCAGCTGGTGGAGGGCCTGCTGTTGCTCGCCCGCAGTGAGAACCAGCTCGTGGAGCGAAAACCGGTCGATCTGGCCGAGGTCGCCGCGCGCGCCGTCGACCAGTCGGCCGCCGAGGCGGAGCAGAAGGGCGTGGAGGTGCGCACACAGGGTGTTTCCGCCGTCGTTCAGGGCAATGGTGTGCTGCTGGAGCGGATCGCGCTGAACCTCGTACAGAACGCCGTCCGCTACAACGTCGCGCACGACGGCTGGGTCGAGGTTCGTACGGATGTCCAGCAGGATCAGGCGGTCCTTGAGGTCGCCAACACCGGGCCGGTCGTGCCCGCGTACGAAATCGATAATTTGTTCGAACCATTCCGTCGGTTGCGGACCGAGCGCACGGGCAGCGACAAGGGCGTGGGGCTGGGACTTTCCATCGCGCGCTCGGTCGCAAGGGCGCACGGCGGGCGTATCGCGGCCGAACCGCGCGAGGGGGGCGGTCTCGTGATGCGTGTCACGTTCCCCATGTGA
- a CDS encoding response regulator transcription factor — translation MRVLVVEDEQLLADAVATGLRREAMAVDVVYDGAAALERIGVNDYDVVVLDRDLPLVHGDDVCRRIVELGMPTRVLMLTAAGDVSDRVEGLELGADDYLPKPFAFTELTARVRALGRRTTVPLPPVLERSGIKLDPNRREVFRDGNEIQLAPKEFAVLEVLMRSEGAVVSAEQLLEKAWDENTDPFTNVVRVTVMTLRRKLGEPPVIVTVPGSGYRI, via the coding sequence GTGCGCGTACTCGTCGTCGAGGACGAGCAGCTGCTCGCCGATGCGGTGGCGACCGGACTTCGCCGGGAGGCCATGGCGGTCGACGTCGTGTACGACGGGGCCGCGGCCCTCGAACGCATCGGCGTGAACGACTACGACGTGGTCGTTCTCGACCGCGACCTGCCCCTGGTGCACGGTGACGACGTCTGCCGCAGGATCGTGGAGCTCGGCATGCCGACCAGGGTGCTGATGCTCACGGCGGCCGGTGACGTCAGCGACCGCGTCGAGGGGCTCGAACTGGGCGCCGACGACTACCTGCCGAAGCCGTTCGCCTTCACTGAGCTGACCGCCAGGGTCCGCGCGCTCGGCCGCCGTACGACGGTGCCGCTGCCGCCGGTCCTGGAGCGCTCGGGGATCAAGCTCGACCCCAACCGGCGCGAGGTCTTCCGCGACGGCAACGAGATCCAGCTCGCGCCGAAGGAGTTCGCCGTCCTCGAAGTGCTGATGCGCAGCGAGGGCGCCGTGGTCTCCGCCGAGCAGCTCCTGGAGAAGGCGTGGGACGAGAACACCGATCCGTTCACCAACGTGGTGAGGGTCACGGTGATGACACTGCGCCGCAAGCTCGGTGAGCCCCCGGTGATCGTCACCGTGCCCGGCTCCGGCTACCGGATCTGA
- a CDS encoding inositol monophosphatase family protein, with protein MTADPDPELTARLLELALEAAGRAGALLRDGRPDDLAVAATKSSPIDVVTEMDIAAEKLITDFLARHRPDDGLLGEEGASSEGSSGIRWVIDPLDGTVNYLYGLPTWAVSVAVQRDGETLVGVVEAPMRAETYRAVRGDGAWLGERRLAVRPSPPLDQALVSTGFNYVSSVRTHQAGVAQRLIPQLRDIRRGGSAAIDLCDVAAGRLDGYYERGLHPWDYAAGELIAREAGALTGGRPGQPPHDGLTVAASPGVFGPLQSLLEEYGAWHD; from the coding sequence CTGACCGCCGACCCCGACCCCGAGCTGACCGCGCGCCTGCTCGAACTCGCCCTGGAGGCGGCGGGCCGGGCGGGGGCACTGCTGCGCGACGGCAGGCCGGACGACCTCGCTGTCGCCGCCACCAAGTCGAGTCCCATCGACGTGGTGACGGAGATGGACATCGCCGCGGAGAAACTGATCACCGACTTCCTCGCGCGCCACCGCCCGGACGACGGGCTTCTTGGCGAGGAGGGGGCCAGCAGCGAGGGGAGCTCCGGCATCCGCTGGGTGATCGATCCGCTCGACGGGACCGTCAACTACCTGTACGGCCTGCCCACCTGGGCCGTGTCCGTCGCGGTCCAGCGGGACGGCGAGACGCTCGTCGGCGTCGTCGAGGCGCCGATGCGCGCGGAGACCTACCGGGCGGTACGCGGTGACGGCGCGTGGCTGGGGGAGCGGCGCCTGGCCGTGCGCCCCTCACCGCCCCTGGACCAGGCGCTGGTGTCGACCGGCTTCAACTACGTCTCGTCCGTGCGCACGCACCAGGCCGGCGTCGCGCAGCGGCTTATCCCGCAACTGCGCGACATCCGGCGCGGCGGCTCGGCCGCCATCGACCTGTGCGACGTCGCGGCCGGCCGGCTGGACGGCTACTACGAGCGGGGTCTGCATCCCTGGGACTACGCGGCGGGCGAGCTGATCGCCCGTGAGGCGGGCGCGCTGACCGGTGGCAGGCCGGGACAGCCGCCGCACGACGGTCTGACCGTGGCCGCCTCGCCCGGCGTCTTCGGACCGCTGCAGAGCCTGCTGGAGGAGTACGGCGCCTGGCACGACTGA
- a CDS encoding ferrochelatase has product MPDQPATSPYDALLLLSFGGPEGPDDVLPFLENVTRGRGIPRERLKEVGQHYYLFGGVSPINEQNRDLLAALRADFAEHGVDLPVHWGNRNWEPYLTDTLRAMVADGHRRIAVLATSAYASYSGCRQYRENLAEALAALAAEGLPVPRVDKLRHYFNHPGFVRPMVDGVLASLADLPQEVRAGAHLAFTTHSIPTGAADTSGPESGHGYGGAYVAQHLDVARLVADAVREETGTEHPWQLVYQSRSGAPGTPWLEPDICDHLETLHGEKVPAVVMVPIGFVSDHMEVLYDLDTEATAKAAELGLPVRRSPTVGADPRFAAAVRELVLERAATERGEPRERCALGALGASHDLCPVGCCPARAPRPAAAGADSPYA; this is encoded by the coding sequence ATGCCCGATCAGCCAGCCACATCTCCCTACGACGCCCTTCTCCTGCTGTCCTTCGGTGGCCCCGAAGGGCCGGACGATGTCCTTCCGTTCCTGGAGAACGTGACGCGCGGACGCGGCATCCCGCGCGAGCGCCTCAAGGAGGTGGGGCAGCACTACTACCTCTTCGGCGGGGTCAGCCCGATCAACGAGCAGAACCGCGACCTGCTCGCCGCCCTGCGCGCGGATTTCGCCGAACACGGCGTCGACCTGCCGGTCCACTGGGGCAACCGGAACTGGGAGCCGTACCTGACCGACACGCTGCGCGCCATGGTCGCCGACGGCCACCGCCGTATCGCCGTCCTCGCGACCAGCGCGTACGCCTCGTACTCCGGCTGCCGCCAGTACCGGGAGAACCTCGCCGAGGCGCTCGCCGCCCTGGCGGCGGAAGGCCTTCCGGTGCCGCGCGTCGACAAGCTGCGGCACTACTTCAACCACCCCGGCTTCGTAAGGCCGATGGTCGACGGCGTCCTCGCCTCGCTCGCCGACCTGCCGCAGGAGGTACGGGCGGGGGCGCATCTCGCCTTCACCACGCACTCCATCCCGACCGGCGCGGCCGACACCTCGGGACCCGAGTCGGGCCACGGTTACGGGGGCGCGTACGTCGCCCAGCACCTCGACGTGGCCCGCCTGGTCGCCGACGCCGTGCGCGAGGAGACCGGCACCGAGCACCCCTGGCAGCTCGTCTACCAGTCGCGCAGCGGCGCCCCGGGCACCCCCTGGCTCGAACCCGACATCTGCGACCACCTGGAGACCCTGCACGGCGAGAAGGTGCCCGCCGTCGTGATGGTGCCCATCGGGTTCGTCTCCGACCACATGGAAGTCCTCTACGACCTCGACACCGAGGCCACCGCCAAGGCGGCGGAACTCGGTCTGCCGGTGCGCCGCTCGCCCACCGTCGGAGCGGACCCGCGCTTCGCCGCCGCCGTAAGGGAGCTCGTCCTGGAGCGGGCGGCGACCGAACGCGGCGAGCCGCGCGAGCGCTGCGCCCTCGGCGCGCTCGGCGCGAGCCACGACCTGTGCCCGGTCGGCTGCTGCCCGGCCCGTGCGCCGCGACCCGCGGCGGCCGGCGCCGACAGCCCCTACGCCTGA
- a CDS encoding MFS transporter: MASPYREIFTASGAWKFSAAGLLGRMPLSMTGIGVVTMVSQLTGRYRLAGALSATMAVSVAVLGPQVSRLVDRHGQRRTMGPATLISAAALAGLLVCVQQGAPDWTLFVFAAGVGTVPSVGAMVRSRWAALLRDGTSRLHAAYAWESVVDEVCFIIGPIVSIGLSTAWFPEAGPLVAGVLLIAGVAWLSAQRSTEPVPHPPEEHTGRSALRSRGLQVLVATFTATGAIFGAVDVVTVAFADELGHKAGASLVLAVYALGSCLAGAAFGLLRPSGPVARRWVVGVVAMAVSMIPLQLAGSLPFLAVALFVAGLTVAPTMVSTMGLVEAHVPRSALTEGMTWTSTGLAVGVALGSSAAGWVVDAAGARAGYAVAGVAGAVAAVVALLGHRRLSRPATVSWRKGRADGVPRSPHEQHEQHEQAGGGEQPGGEGQEGQEAARPVA, encoded by the coding sequence TTGGCCAGTCCCTATCGTGAGATCTTCACCGCTTCCGGTGCCTGGAAGTTCAGCGCGGCCGGACTGCTCGGCAGGATGCCGCTGTCGATGACGGGGATCGGTGTCGTGACCATGGTCTCGCAGCTGACGGGGCGCTACCGGCTCGCGGGCGCGCTGTCCGCGACGATGGCCGTCTCCGTGGCCGTGCTCGGCCCCCAGGTCTCCCGTCTCGTCGACCGCCACGGGCAGCGGCGGACGATGGGACCCGCCACCCTGATCTCGGCAGCCGCCCTCGCCGGGCTGCTGGTCTGCGTCCAGCAGGGCGCCCCCGACTGGACGCTGTTCGTCTTCGCGGCGGGCGTGGGCACCGTGCCGAGCGTCGGCGCGATGGTCCGCTCCCGCTGGGCGGCGCTGCTGCGGGACGGGACGAGCCGGCTGCACGCGGCGTACGCGTGGGAGTCCGTCGTCGACGAGGTCTGCTTCATCATCGGGCCGATCGTCTCCATCGGCCTGTCGACGGCCTGGTTCCCCGAGGCCGGTCCCCTGGTCGCCGGGGTCCTCCTGATCGCCGGGGTCGCCTGGCTGAGCGCGCAGCGCTCGACGGAACCCGTTCCGCATCCGCCCGAGGAGCACACCGGGCGCTCGGCGCTGCGCTCGAGGGGGCTCCAGGTGCTGGTGGCGACGTTCACCGCGACGGGCGCCATCTTCGGCGCCGTCGACGTGGTCACGGTGGCTTTCGCGGACGAACTCGGCCACAAGGCCGGGGCGAGCCTGGTCCTCGCGGTGTACGCGCTCGGCTCGTGCCTCGCGGGCGCGGCGTTCGGCCTGCTGAGGCCCTCGGGGCCGGTGGCGCGGCGCTGGGTCGTGGGTGTCGTCGCGATGGCCGTGAGTATGATCCCCCTCCAACTGGCCGGGAGCCTGCCGTTCCTGGCCGTGGCGCTGTTCGTCGCGGGGCTCACGGTGGCACCCACCATGGTGTCGACGATGGGACTCGTCGAGGCGCACGTACCACGCAGCGCGCTGACCGAGGGCATGACCTGGACCAGTACCGGGCTCGCCGTCGGCGTCGCACTCGGCTCGTCGGCCGCGGGATGGGTGGTCGACGCGGCGGGGGCTCGGGCGGGGTACGCGGTGGCCGGTGTGGCGGGGGCGGTCGCGGCCGTGGTGGCGTTGCTCGGCCACCGCCGGCTGAGCAGGCCGGCCACCGTGTCCTGGCGGAAAGGGCGTGCCGATGGAGTCCCGCGAAGTCCCCACGAACAGCACGAGCAGCACGAACAGGCCGGCGGCGGGGAGCAGCCCGGCGGCGAGGGCCAGGAAGGGCAGGAGGCCGCGCGCCCCGTGGCGTGA
- a CDS encoding D-arabinono-1,4-lactone oxidase translates to MESREVPTNSTSSTNRPAAGSSPAARARKGRRPRAPWRESGGPAPWRNWAGNVTARPARSVAPGGAKELADVVRRAAEDGLRVKAVGTGHSFTAAAATDGVLIRPDRMTGVLALDRAAGTVTVAAGTPLRELNAALTRAGLSLTNMGDIMAQTAAGAVSTGTHGTGRSSASVAAQITALELVTADGSALRCSARENADVFAAARVGLGALGVLTSITFAVEPVFLLTAREEPMPLARVLAEFEEHVTANEHFEFYWFPHTGNCNTKRNNRTAGPAAPPGVLRGWLDDELLSNGAFKVACSVGRAAPMAIPAIARVSSRALTARTYTDIPYKVFTSPRRVRFVEMEYALPRPAAPDALREVKAMVDRSPLRVSFPVEVRTAPADDIALSTASGRDSAYIAVHLYRGTPHQAYFGAVERIMVAHGGRPHWGKIHSRDAEYLAGVYPRFGEFTALRDRLDPERVFANDYLRRVLGD, encoded by the coding sequence ATGGAGTCCCGCGAAGTCCCCACGAACAGCACGAGCAGCACGAACAGGCCGGCGGCGGGGAGCAGCCCGGCGGCGAGGGCCAGGAAGGGCAGGAGGCCGCGCGCCCCGTGGCGTGAGTCCGGCGGGCCGGCACCCTGGCGCAACTGGGCCGGCAACGTCACGGCGCGCCCCGCCCGCAGCGTCGCCCCCGGCGGGGCCAAGGAACTGGCGGATGTCGTGCGCCGGGCCGCCGAGGACGGGCTGCGGGTGAAGGCCGTCGGTACGGGCCACTCCTTCACGGCCGCCGCGGCCACCGACGGGGTGCTGATACGTCCGGACCGGATGACGGGCGTCCTGGCGCTGGACCGTGCCGCCGGTACGGTCACGGTCGCGGCGGGCACTCCGCTGCGGGAGCTGAACGCGGCGCTCACCCGCGCGGGGCTCTCGCTCACGAACATGGGCGACATCATGGCCCAGACGGCCGCGGGCGCGGTCTCCACGGGCACGCACGGCACGGGCCGTTCGTCGGCGTCGGTCGCCGCGCAGATCACGGCGCTCGAACTGGTCACGGCGGACGGCTCGGCGCTGCGCTGTTCCGCGCGGGAGAACGCGGACGTCTTCGCTGCGGCCCGGGTGGGGCTCGGCGCCCTCGGCGTGCTGACGTCGATCACGTTCGCCGTGGAGCCGGTCTTCCTGCTGACGGCCCGTGAGGAGCCGATGCCGCTCGCGCGGGTGCTCGCCGAGTTCGAGGAGCACGTCACGGCGAACGAGCACTTCGAGTTCTACTGGTTCCCCCACACCGGCAACTGCAACACCAAGCGCAACAACCGCACCGCGGGCCCCGCCGCCCCGCCCGGCGTGCTGCGCGGCTGGCTGGACGACGAACTGCTGTCCAACGGCGCCTTCAAGGTCGCGTGTTCCGTGGGCCGCGCCGCCCCGATGGCCATCCCCGCGATCGCCCGGGTGTCGAGCCGCGCGCTGACCGCCCGTACGTACACGGACATCCCCTACAAGGTGTTCACCTCACCGCGCCGCGTGCGCTTCGTGGAGATGGAGTACGCGCTGCCGAGGCCGGCCGCGCCGGACGCGCTGCGCGAGGTGAAGGCCATGGTGGACCGCTCACCGCTGCGGGTGAGCTTCCCCGTGGAGGTACGCACGGCACCGGCGGACGACATCGCCCTGTCCACCGCGTCGGGCCGGGACAGCGCGTACATCGCGGTGCACCTGTACCGGGGCACGCCGCACCAGGCGTACTTCGGCGCCGTGGAACGGATCATGGTGGCGCACGGCGGGCGGCCGCACTGGGGGAAGATCCACTCCCGGGACGCCGAGTACCTGGCGGGGGTGTACCCGCGCTTCGGGGAGTTCACGGCGCTGCGCGACCGGCTGGACCCGGAGCGGGTGTTCGCCAACGACTACCTGCGGCGCGTGCTCGGCGACTGA
- the sepH gene encoding septation protein SepH, with amino-acid sequence MTSAGTTREVPMPELRVVAVSNDGTRLVLKAADSTEYTLPIDERLRAAVRNDRARLGQIEIEVESHLRPRDIQARIRAGASAEEVAQLGGIPVDRVRRFEGPVLAERAFMAERARKTPVRRPGENAGPPLGEAVQERLLLRGAEKDTVQWDSWRRDDGTWEVLLVYRVAGEAHSASWTYDPPRRLVQAVDEEARALIGDTDDTVMAQEPSFPFVPRIARLPRERQERTMDRAFDRLPERPALSDEPDEEAQERDRERDRDSLTSLLEAVPSFRGDLVVPDRTGPSEPDPTEAVEDASEAEEPVAPAASAGSAYADVLMPRAVAGHRERLTGTTDRQAEADGVRPGRRAAVPSWDEIVFGTRRKKKE; translated from the coding sequence GTGACGTCGGCAGGCACCACCCGGGAGGTTCCCATGCCCGAACTGCGTGTCGTGGCCGTCTCCAACGACGGCACACGACTGGTGCTCAAGGCTGCCGACAGCACGGAATACACGCTTCCCATCGACGAGCGGCTGCGTGCCGCCGTCCGCAACGACCGTGCGCGTCTCGGCCAGATCGAGATCGAGGTGGAGAGCCACCTCCGCCCCCGTGATATCCAGGCCCGCATAAGAGCGGGTGCCTCGGCCGAAGAGGTCGCCCAGCTCGGGGGCATCCCCGTCGACCGGGTGCGCCGCTTCGAGGGACCCGTGCTCGCGGAGCGCGCCTTCATGGCGGAGCGGGCGCGGAAGACCCCCGTACGGCGCCCCGGCGAGAACGCCGGCCCGCCGCTCGGTGAGGCGGTGCAGGAGCGGCTGCTGCTGCGCGGCGCCGAGAAGGACACCGTGCAGTGGGACTCGTGGCGGCGTGACGACGGCACCTGGGAGGTGCTGCTCGTCTACCGGGTCGCGGGCGAGGCGCACTCCGCGAGCTGGACGTACGACCCGCCGCGGCGGCTCGTGCAGGCCGTCGACGAAGAGGCGCGCGCGCTGATCGGCGACACCGACGACACGGTGATGGCCCAGGAGCCGAGCTTCCCCTTCGTGCCGCGCATCGCACGGCTGCCCAGGGAGCGGCAGGAGCGGACGATGGACCGCGCCTTCGACCGGCTTCCCGAACGCCCCGCGCTGAGCGACGAGCCGGACGAGGAGGCGCAGGAGCGTGACCGCGAGCGCGACCGCGACTCGCTGACGAGCCTGCTGGAGGCGGTACCGAGCTTCCGCGGCGACCTGGTCGTCCCCGACAGGACCGGCCCCTCCGAACCCGATCCCACCGAGGCGGTCGAGGACGCGTCGGAGGCCGAGGAGCCCGTCGCGCCCGCGGCCTCGGCTGGTTCCGCGTACGCGGACGTGCTGATGCCCCGGGCCGTGGCCGGTCACCGGGAGCGCCTGACCGGGACGACGGACCGTCAGGCCGAGGCGGACGGTGTACGGCCCGGTCGCCGGGCCGCGGTGCCGAGCTGGGACGAGATCGTCTTCGGCACGCGCCGCAAGAAGAAGGAATAG
- a CDS encoding sulfurtransferase, producing MTAIITASDLSDELAGERPPVLLDVRWQLSTAVGAPPFDGRAAHAAGHLPGAVFVDLDRELAGAPGERGRHPLPDVGEFGAVMRRAGVRADTPVVIYDGGQGWAAARAWWLLRWTGHPDVRVLDGGLAAWGERPLSTAAATPAEGDFQPEPGALALLDADGAAALAREGLLLDARAAERYRGEVEPVDRVGGHIPGAVSAPTAQNVSADGTFRPAAELAARFASLGTADAAEVGVYCGSGVSAAHQVLALELAGVPAALYAGSWSEWTQDESRPVATGARPHP from the coding sequence ATGACAGCCATCATCACCGCGTCCGACCTGAGTGACGAACTGGCGGGGGAGCGCCCGCCCGTCCTGCTCGACGTCCGCTGGCAGTTGAGCACGGCGGTGGGCGCACCCCCCTTCGACGGACGCGCGGCCCACGCGGCAGGCCACCTGCCCGGTGCGGTCTTCGTGGACCTCGACCGCGAACTCGCGGGAGCGCCCGGGGAGCGCGGCCGCCATCCCCTCCCGGACGTCGGTGAGTTCGGCGCCGTCATGCGCCGCGCCGGAGTGCGCGCGGACACGCCCGTCGTCATCTACGACGGCGGCCAGGGCTGGGCGGCGGCCCGGGCGTGGTGGCTGCTGCGCTGGACCGGCCACCCGGACGTGCGCGTACTGGACGGCGGCCTCGCGGCATGGGGGGAGCGTCCGCTCAGCACCGCCGCGGCCACCCCCGCCGAGGGCGACTTCCAGCCCGAACCCGGCGCGCTGGCGCTGCTGGACGCGGACGGCGCCGCCGCGCTCGCCCGCGAGGGCCTGCTGCTGGACGCACGCGCCGCGGAGCGCTACCGGGGCGAGGTGGAGCCCGTCGACCGGGTCGGCGGACACATCCCGGGCGCCGTCTCGGCGCCCACGGCGCAGAACGTGAGCGCGGACGGCACGTTCCGTCCGGCCGCCGAACTGGCCGCGCGCTTCGCCTCACTGGGCACCGCGGACGCCGCGGAGGTGGGCGTGTACTGCGGCTCGGGCGTCTCGGCGGCACACCAGGTGCTCGCGCTGGAACTCGCGGGCGTGCCGGCGGCCCTCTACGCGGGTTCCTGGTCGGAGTGGACGCAGGACGAGTCCCGCCCGGTGGCGACGGGCGCGCGGCCCCACCCGTAA
- a CDS encoding NADPH-dependent FMN reductase: MPKLGIIIASTRPGRVGLPVAQWVDKEARKHAGFDEVDLIDLAEVALPFMDEPSHPRLGQYTHQHTRDWSARVDACDAFVFVMPEYNYGFNAELKNALDFLHREWLHKPVGLASYGGAAGGVRAAQMIKQVLTTLKMTPLLEGLAIAFVQQFLDDESVFTPNEHIEGAAKAMFDELVRHEAALRPLRTA; the protein is encoded by the coding sequence ATGCCGAAGCTGGGAATCATCATCGCGAGCACCCGTCCGGGAAGGGTCGGCCTGCCCGTGGCCCAGTGGGTGGACAAGGAAGCCCGCAAGCACGCGGGCTTCGACGAGGTCGACCTGATCGACCTCGCCGAGGTCGCACTGCCGTTCATGGACGAGCCCAGCCACCCGCGGCTCGGGCAGTACACCCACCAGCACACCCGTGACTGGAGCGCGCGCGTCGATGCCTGCGACGCCTTCGTGTTCGTCATGCCCGAGTACAACTACGGCTTCAACGCCGAGCTGAAGAACGCGCTCGACTTCCTGCACCGCGAATGGCTCCACAAGCCCGTCGGCCTCGCCAGCTACGGCGGCGCCGCGGGCGGCGTCCGCGCCGCGCAGATGATCAAGCAGGTCCTCACCACGCTCAAGATGACGCCGCTCCTCGAAGGCCTCGCGATCGCCTTCGTCCAGCAGTTCCTGGACGACGAGTCCGTCTTCACGCCCAACGAGCACATCGAGGGCGCCGCGAAGGCGATGTTCGACGAGCTGGTGCGCCACGAGGCGGCGCTGCGTCCGCTCAGGACGGCCTGA
- a CDS encoding thymidine kinase, with amino-acid sequence MPELVFFSGTMDCGKSTLALQIGHNRSARGLQGVIFTRDDRAGEGKLSSRLGLVTDAVEAVGGMDVYAHVVDVITKGGRVDYVIVDEAQFLLPEQIDQLARIVDDLELDVYAFGITTDFRTKLFPGSQRLIELADRVEALQVEALCWCGARATHNARTVDGVMVVEGAQVVVGDVDRPGGDVGYEVLCRRHHSRRMTAATANAGALSPDVLPVTSG; translated from the coding sequence ATGCCCGAGTTGGTGTTCTTCTCCGGAACGATGGACTGCGGAAAGAGCACGCTGGCTCTCCAGATCGGCCACAACCGCTCCGCGCGCGGGCTGCAGGGCGTGATCTTCACGCGTGACGACCGGGCGGGGGAGGGGAAACTCTCCTCCCGGCTCGGCCTGGTGACGGACGCGGTGGAGGCCGTCGGTGGCATGGACGTGTACGCGCACGTCGTCGACGTGATCACGAAGGGCGGCCGGGTCGACTACGTCATCGTGGACGAGGCGCAGTTCCTGCTGCCCGAGCAGATCGACCAGTTGGCCCGGATCGTGGACGATCTGGAGCTGGACGTCTACGCGTTCGGCATCACCACGGACTTCCGTACCAAGCTGTTCCCCGGCTCCCAGCGGCTGATCGAGCTCGCGGACCGGGTGGAGGCGCTCCAAGTGGAGGCGCTCTGCTGGTGCGGCGCCCGCGCCACGCACAACGCGCGCACGGTGGACGGCGTGATGGTGGTCGAGGGCGCGCAGGTCGTCGTGGGCGACGTGGACCGCCCGGGCGGCGACGTCGGCTACGAGGTGCTGTGCAGGCGCCACCACAGCCGCCGCATGACGGCCGCGACCGCGAACGCGGGGGCGCTGTCGCCCGACGTGTTGCCCGTCACGTCCGGCTGA